The Candidatus Effluviviaceae Genus V sp. region TTGTCGGGCTCCTTCAGGACGACGACGACTCGGTCCGGAAGGCCGCCGCGGCGGGGCTCGACCGCATCGCCCGCGACGGGCCGGATGTCGTGCGGCGCCACGCCGAGGACGCTCTCCTCGAGGCGCTCGACGACGAGTTCTACGGGGTCCGGTTCGCCGCGTCGGACGCGCTCGGGCGGCTCGGCGATGAGCTCGTGCCGCAACTCTCCCGGCTCGCGGCGGAGGGGGCCGGACGCACGCGTCTACTCGCCGTCCGATCCCTCGGACGCATCGGGGGACGGGATGCCCTTCGCGAGATCGCGCCGTATCTCGATGATGAGAGCTGGACGGTCAGGGCTCACGCGGCCGAGGCGGTCGGCGCATCGGGAGCGATGACGCGTGCCGCGCGGAGACGGCTCGAGGAGCTCGCGGCCGGAGACACCCATCCGCTGGTCGTCGCGAAGGCCGGAGCCGCTCTGGAGAAGAGTGAGGATTGACGGGCGGGGCGCGGGCTACCGCTCGCCGCGCATGAGGCGACGCACGAGCTCGATGTTCGCCAGGAGCCTCTCGTCGCCCGGGTCGTACCTGAGCCCGATCTCGAGCTCCCTCAGAGCCTCCCGGTACTGCCCGGTTCTGGCGAGGACGATCCCGAGGTTGTTCCTGGCCTCCGTGAAGCCGGGCGCGAGCGACACGGCCCTCGCGTAGGACTCGATCGCTGGAGCAGGACGATCGAGTTGCTCGTTGACGACTCCCAGCAGATTCCAGGCCTCCGCGAACGACGGATTGAGCCCGACGGCCGACTCGAGCTGACTCCTCGCCGCCTGGAGCCTCCCGGTCCCGAGGAGAACCGAGCCCAGGTTGACCCTCGCCTCCGGAAGCGCCGGATCCCTCGCGATCGCCTCCTCGAAGGCACGGATTGCCGCCTCGAGCTCGCCGCGCCGCCAGAGCAGAACGCCGAGATTGTTCGGTGCGGTCGCGAGCGTCGTGTCGGTCGCGGCCGCACTCCGGTAGGCTTGAGCGGCCTCCACCTCTCTCCCCATTTCCTCGAGCGCCAATCCCATATTGTTCATCGCCCCGGCATACCCCGGCGATAGCTCGAGGGAGCGACGGTAGGCCTCGACCGCCTCGGCGTACCGACCCCTCTCGGCGTGGGCGAGTCCGATGGTGTTGTGCGTCTGCGCTCTGTCGCCGACGTGCGTCCCGTAGAAGTCCACGTTGACGACGACGAACAGCGCCGCCAGAGCGAGGAGGGCGGGGACGACGCGGCGCAGGTCGCCTTCTCTGATGCGTTCGACGAGCCACGCGGCGCCCGCGACGGCCAGCACGATGAGCGCGGGGACGATCGGCAATCGGTACCGGGCGTTCACGAAGAAGAGGAGCACGCCGCCCATGTAGGACAGGACGAAGAGGCCGAGGAGCGCCGCCGTCCGGCGGCGGAAGAGCGCGGCCATGCCCAGGATCCCGAACGGGGCGACGAGGCCGAAGCTGAGCCACGAGAGCGATCGGAAAAGCGGGGAATGCGCTCCGAAATAGTAGATGTCCTTGTTGTTCGCGAGTTCGAACCTGTCCCAGAAGAGCACCAGCTTCTTGAGATACAGCCGGGCCGCCTGTCCCGGTCGCTCCCGCAGGAACTCGCGCCCCCGCGCGTACCACCAGGCCGAGGCCTCGCTTGGCTTGAGTTCACGTCCGACGTCCCGCTCCGCCAGCCGGACCGCGTCCTCGTACTCCCACGCCTCTCCCAGCTCCGGGAGGACGGCCGCGATGCCGTCCGAGCGGGGGTTGTTCCCGATGTAGAAGTTGACGCCGCCCTGTGATGCGATCAGAACGAGGTCGTCCTCGAGCACGTAGTTCCTGATCGTCACCGGGGAGACAACGGCGAGGACGACGCCCGCGAGGACCGCGAACCGGACGACGGCCGCGCGCCACGGAGGAGAGCAGACGAGCGGAGACGTCAGCGAGCCCTCGCAGTCCGGCGCCGTTCCGTCGCGAACCCGGCGTCTCTCACTCCACCATGTCCAGAGCAGAACGAACGGCGCGAACACGAGGATGTTCGGTCTCGCGATGGCAGAGAGTCCAAGGACGAGTCCGGCCACCGCCCACCGTCCCCAGGTCGGATGTTCATCCGCGCGGAGCAGGAGGAGGATGGCGAGCACATCGAGGAGAACGATGAGCGAGACGATCAGCAGCTCGTTGTCGAAGTAGAAGAAGAACGGGTAGAGCGCGGCCACGACGCCGGCGCCGAGCGCCCACGCATTCCGCCTCAGCCGTCGAGCGATGAAATAGACGACGACGGGCGTCAGGCTCCCGTACGTGATCTGTACGATGCGCGCGGCGTGCAGACTACCGTCGAAGAGCCTGAAGACGAGTCCGAGAAGATAGGGATAGAGCGGGGCCCGGAAGAAGACGGAGCTCCCGATCCAGTTTCCGGCCGCAAGCGTCCGAGCCCACTCCACATGATAGAGCTCATCGAGCATCGGCACGTCCGCGAGCGGGCTCGACCGGAGATGCAGCACGTAGATGAACCTCGCGACCCACGCGAGCAGGAAGACGGCCGCGGCCACGCCCGCCGGCCCCCTCATCCCGCGCTTCGCCGGGGCATCCCCGCACGGTCTCGCCACGCACCATCTCCCGAATCGAGCCAGAACTTGCCTTATTACAGGAGCTTAGCCGATTTCTAGGTCCAAGTCACTCCCCGGGTCTCTCGGCCCGTCGTGGGGGCCCCCCGGACACAACCCAAACTGAGTTGTTTGTCCACATTTCGATTGACACTCAAGCCGTTATGTCGTAGACTCAAAGCGTATTGCGGGAGACCCCGCGTCGGGTTTCCGTGGAAGGCATTGATTGACAGCCCGTGACGGTCGGTCCGGCCGGCGCGGCGGTCGCAGCATGGCGCGGCCGGTTGTTTTGACAACGTCCTGCGGTGGTGGGTGGCGGCTTTCGCTTGCATCCTGCTCGGCACCACGGGGAAAGGAGAGGGACGCTATGAAGAAGCTTGCGCTGGCGATTACCGTGCTGGCGGTCGCGCTCTTCGTCGTGGCGCCCGCAGGGGCGACGACGTACAACGTCGGGATGACGGGTCTCGGCAGCTTCATGAAGAGCCCGGTCGTCTACAACTTCAACTTCATGTTCGGGATGACGGGCACGTGGTCGTTCACCATCGACGACTCGCTCTGGCCCGACCCGTCGGATCCCGATGCGCGGTTCGACTACATCTGGAACACGTTCTTTGCGGGCAACTACGACGCGACGCCCGGCGCTCAGGCCTGGAGGGGCTATTTCGACGCTCAGACACTGCCCTCGACGCCTCAGTTCACGATGAACGTCTCGTCGCCGCTGGCGGGCAGCTTCGGCGGAGACATCACCTTCGTCGTCCAGGTGCGTGACGGCTACTCGGACGGGATCCTCTCCGACACCGAGAAGTTCAACGACCACAACATCAACGCGACGATCCTGTTGGACCCGACGCTCGGCACGGGCGACTTCGAGAACATGTGCGGACACGGTTCGATGTCGGGCGGCGATTTCAACTTCGTCTATCCGCCCGAGGACGACATGCTCACGATGTTCGGCCAGATCCAGATCGAGCCCTGCCCGAGCCCCGTCGAGGACTCGAGCTGGGGTACGATCAAGGCGCTCTACCGCTAGACCGTTCCGAACGGTTTCGAGATAGATGAGAGTGGAGAGGGGAAAGGTGTCCCGAGAGAGGGACTGGGCAAAGGAGAGAAGAGATGCGTGCACTGACGATTGCTGTGATGGTGGCGCTGCTCGCGTTCGCTTCGATTGCGAGCGGCTACACGTGGTACAACGGTGTCGGTAATGGTGACTTCATGGATGTTCCGCCGGTCTTCACGGGCGGCATGGATCCGGGCGGCGACATCACCGACGGCTCCTGGACGATCACGATCACCGACACAGGCTGGCCGACCGATCCGGTCGTCCGTGCCCAGTACATCTGGGACACGTTCTACGCCCCGAACTACACGCCGGGCAGCCCCGGTTTCTGGAAGGGCTACTTTGACACGGACCACGGCCTCGCGGCCATGAACCAGCTTCAGATCGTTGATGAGACGGGCGGCGGCGGCGTCATCGGCACGATGGGCGGCGTCTGCTCCGTCGAGATCCAGGTCGAGGACACGAACTCGAACCAGATCCTCGACGAGGGCGAGTTCGACAGCGGGAGCCTGACGGGCCTCGTCATCATCATCCGCGACGGCAGCGGTATCTACGACGGCCAGTGCGGCACGGGCAACTACTTCGGCAGCTACGTGAAGGACGGCACGTACGAGACGTGGAACTTCGGCATGTACCTCTTCCTCAGCGACTGCTCGTCGCCGGTCGAGACCACGTCGTGGGGCAGCATCAAGGCCCTGTATCAGTAGACGCTTCGTAGGTGTGGCGGCGCCGGGCGCGCAACCGTAGCGAGGACAGCGCGCCGCAATGCACCTGAGGAAGCGGCGAGCAAGCGGCTCCGGCGCACATGCCGAAAGAAGACAGCTGCGGACACATCGAATGCCCACATCGATTGGGTGCGGTGAAGGGGGCCGGGCCGGAATGCGGTTCGGCCTCCTCTCGCCGATGACCATCACGCTCCTCGTGTGCCTCGTTCTCACAGGCACGGCCGCAGGACCCGCAGAACAGCAGATCGGAACCGGCGGGCCTGAGCGAACGGAAGACAACGCGGTCGCCGTCTGTACGATAACCCTCGAAGCACCGGATATGATTGCGGACGCAACGCCCATCGCGGGTACGCGTCCGCGCTTCGTCTCTGGGTCTCCTGCCGACAGCGAGTTCGTACGCCTTGCCGCACTCCCCGACTGCCGGGAGGCCCGCATCACCTCGGTGACGTGGGTCTCGCCGGACGGGACGCGCCGTTCGCTCCCGCTTTCGGCGGCCCGGGTCAGGGATCTCGGCCGCATACGTGAGCAGACCATCGCCGTTATCGCACTCGAACGCTCCGCCGCCCCCGCCGGGGGCCGTGTGGAGATCACGGTCGAGCCCGTCGGGGCTCGCGGACCCGCTGCCCGCGACGCCGGGCCGTTCACTGAGGCGTGCCGCCGCATCGTCGCGGGCTACGACCCCGTCGCGACCGGGATGTGGCGTCCCCCGTCGCGCGGCGAGAGCCGTGACGCCGACGTGACCTACTGCTACTCGAGCGCGGACTGCGCAGCCGCGGGCATCGACTTCCTCTTCGTCGCCGCAAGCGACTTCGCTTACTCGCCCGCCATCTACGCTCTCGCCGTT contains the following coding sequences:
- a CDS encoding tetratricopeptide repeat protein, translated to MARPCGDAPAKRGMRGPAGVAAAVFLLAWVARFIYVLHLRSSPLADVPMLDELYHVEWARTLAAGNWIGSSVFFRAPLYPYLLGLVFRLFDGSLHAARIVQITYGSLTPVVVYFIARRLRRNAWALGAGVVAALYPFFFYFDNELLIVSLIVLLDVLAILLLLRADEHPTWGRWAVAGLVLGLSAIARPNILVFAPFVLLWTWWSERRRVRDGTAPDCEGSLTSPLVCSPPWRAAVVRFAVLAGVVLAVVSPVTIRNYVLEDDLVLIASQGGVNFYIGNNPRSDGIAAVLPELGEAWEYEDAVRLAERDVGRELKPSEASAWWYARGREFLRERPGQAARLYLKKLVLFWDRFELANNKDIYYFGAHSPLFRSLSWLSFGLVAPFGILGMAALFRRRTAALLGLFVLSYMGGVLLFFVNARYRLPIVPALIVLAVAGAAWLVERIREGDLRRVVPALLALAALFVVVNVDFYGTHVGDRAQTHNTIGLAHAERGRYAEAVEAYRRSLELSPGYAGAMNNMGLALEEMGREVEAAQAYRSAAATDTTLATAPNNLGVLLWRRGELEAAIRAFEEAIARDPALPEARVNLGSVLLGTGRLQAARSQLESAVGLNPSFAEAWNLLGVVNEQLDRPAPAIESYARAVSLAPGFTEARNNLGIVLARTGQYREALRELEIGLRYDPGDERLLANIELVRRLMRGER